One window of Thalassovita mediterranea genomic DNA carries:
- a CDS encoding xanthine dehydrogenase family protein molybdopterin-binding subunit translates to MTRHLKMDTPATARLLDQLPSQLTGKPMDRPDGPKKVSGTATYAHEWQLDGKVFGVLARAPVSKGKLVRVDKSALDKLPGILGVFSDDRFLRNPAQGTANEAPVQGVSEISYFGQPIALVVAETFEQARHGAHMLELVCEADTDGVYDPEANNLSPEKPEDDQLDQGDLDKAMAEAAFTVDSTYRTPNHNSAAMEPHCSIASWEGDQLTLHGSYQMVKYNVNELADSLGIEPEKVRILSPFVGGGFGSKLGIAPEAVAAAIAAKEIGRPVCVTLTRQQVFENVMRRSESRQRLRLAADETGKLTGIGHECLVSNLPGEAFHEPVLQATHFIYGGENRRLGMEVARLNRMCAGSVRAPGEAIGMQVLENAMDELAHTSGIDPVELRKRNIPETHPEEGTPYSSRPFAEALDEGAKRFGWDKRNSKPGQQREGEWLIGMGMAAAARVNMLMESKARVTLNKDGSAIVETDMTDIGTGTYAILTQLCCDMLGLTPEQVETRLGDSNFPKASGSGGSFGAASSGSSVYLACQDIRGELARRLGCDEDELQLENGKVSGGGKQSALTDLLAGENIEGEGHIEPGETMEKAKQATYGSYFAEVAVNAVTGETRVRRMLGVFGAGRILNHKTATSQCYGGMTWGIGMALHEAMEFDPRDGHVVNNDFAEYHVPVNLDVPQLDVVLLEERDDWASPIQAKGLGELGLCGAGAAVTNAIFNATGVRVYDYPATLDKILGGLPELEMA, encoded by the coding sequence ATGACACGCCATCTCAAAATGGACACACCGGCAACCGCACGGCTTCTCGACCAGTTGCCGAGCCAGCTCACCGGCAAGCCGATGGACCGTCCCGACGGCCCAAAGAAAGTCTCCGGCACAGCGACCTACGCCCATGAGTGGCAGCTCGACGGGAAAGTCTTCGGCGTCCTCGCCCGCGCGCCTGTCTCCAAAGGTAAGCTGGTCCGCGTCGACAAGTCGGCGCTCGATAAGCTCCCCGGCATCCTCGGCGTCTTCAGCGATGACCGTTTCCTGCGCAATCCGGCGCAAGGCACCGCGAACGAGGCCCCCGTCCAGGGCGTCTCTGAAATCTCCTATTTCGGGCAGCCTATCGCGCTCGTCGTAGCTGAAACCTTTGAGCAGGCCCGCCACGGCGCCCATATGCTGGAACTGGTCTGCGAAGCCGACACCGACGGCGTCTATGACCCCGAGGCCAACAACCTTTCGCCCGAAAAGCCCGAAGACGACCAGCTCGATCAGGGCGATCTCGACAAGGCCATGGCAGAGGCCGCCTTCACCGTCGACTCCACCTATCGCACGCCAAATCACAACAGCGCCGCCATGGAGCCGCACTGCTCCATCGCCAGCTGGGAGGGCGACCAGCTCACCCTCCATGGCAGCTACCAGATGGTGAAGTACAATGTGAACGAGCTCGCCGACTCCCTTGGTATTGAACCGGAAAAAGTGCGCATTCTGTCGCCTTTCGTCGGCGGCGGTTTCGGCTCAAAACTCGGTATCGCGCCCGAGGCGGTCGCTGCTGCGATCGCGGCGAAGGAGATCGGCCGCCCCGTCTGCGTGACGCTCACCCGCCAGCAGGTTTTCGAGAACGTCATGCGCCGCTCGGAGTCGCGCCAGCGCCTGCGTCTCGCTGCTGACGAAACCGGCAAGCTTACTGGCATCGGCCATGAATGCCTCGTCTCCAACCTGCCGGGCGAAGCCTTCCACGAGCCCGTCCTGCAGGCGACCCACTTCATCTATGGCGGCGAAAACCGGCGCCTCGGCATGGAAGTCGCGCGCCTCAACCGGATGTGCGCAGGCTCTGTCCGCGCGCCCGGCGAGGCGATCGGCATGCAGGTGCTGGAAAACGCGATGGACGAGCTCGCGCACACATCAGGTATCGACCCCGTCGAGCTTAGAAAGCGCAACATCCCTGAGACCCATCCAGAAGAAGGCACGCCCTACAGCTCCCGCCCTTTCGCTGAGGCGCTGGACGAAGGCGCTAAACGCTTCGGTTGGGACAAGCGCAACTCGAAGCCCGGCCAGCAGCGCGAAGGCGAATGGCTCATCGGCATGGGCATGGCGGCCGCTGCCCGCGTCAACATGCTCATGGAATCGAAGGCGCGCGTCACGCTGAACAAGGATGGCAGCGCTATCGTCGAAACCGACATGACCGATATCGGCACCGGCACCTACGCGATCCTCACCCAGCTTTGCTGCGACATGCTTGGCCTCACGCCGGAGCAGGTCGAGACCCGCCTCGGCGACAGCAATTTCCCGAAGGCGTCTGGCTCCGGCGGCTCCTTTGGTGCGGCGTCTTCAGGCTCTTCAGTCTACCTCGCCTGCCAGGACATTCGCGGCGAACTCGCCCGCAGGCTTGGCTGTGACGAAGACGAGCTTCAGCTCGAAAACGGCAAGGTTTCGGGCGGCGGCAAGCAAAGCGCGCTCACAGACCTTCTCGCTGGCGAGAACATCGAAGGCGAAGGCCACATAGAGCCCGGCGAGACGATGGAAAAGGCAAAGCAGGCCACCTATGGCTCCTACTTCGCCGAAGTCGCCGTGAATGCCGTGACTGGTGAAACCCGCGTGCGCCGTATGCTCGGCGTGTTCGGGGCAGGGCGCATCCTCAACCACAAGACGGCCACCTCGCAATGCTATGGCGGCATGACCTGGGGCATCGGCATGGCACTTCATGAAGCGATGGAGTTCGACCCGCGCGACGGCCACGTCGTCAATAATGACTTCGCCGAATACCATGTCCCAGTGAACCTCGACGTGCCGCAGCTCGACGTCGTCCTGCTCGAGGAGCGTGATGACTGGGCAAGCCCCATTCAGGCCAAGGGCCTGGGTGAGCTTGGCCTCTGCGGCGCGGGCGCAGCCGTCACGAACGCCATCTTCAATGCCACCGGCGTGCGCGTCTACGACTATCCGGCTACGCTGGACAAGATACTTGGCGGCTTGCCAGAGCTGGAGATGGCCTGA
- a CDS encoding xanthine dehydrogenase family protein subunit M codes for MRPFDYHRSEDGRDAVKAASEEGALFIAGGTNLLDLMKLDLMTPSRLVDINRIGLKDIKPTDDGGLTIGALVTNSDCAADARIREDYAVLSRAILAGASGQLRNKATTGGNLCQRTRCYYFYDPDMACNKRQPGSGCFAIGGANRIHAILGASDACIATYPGDMAVAMAALDAQVVIEGQGGDTRTVPVRDFHRLPGDKPDKDNILEPGELITHVTLPAPAKGRHIYRKVRDRASYAFALVSIAAVVEMDAGRIASASLAFGGLAHKPWHDPAIGDLLNGEAPSEALFDKAADILLADAKGQGSNDFKIPLARRTLKAVLREATGERS; via the coding sequence ATGAGGCCGTTCGACTATCACCGCTCTGAAGATGGCCGCGATGCCGTGAAAGCCGCCAGTGAGGAAGGCGCGCTGTTCATCGCAGGCGGCACCAACCTCCTCGACCTGATGAAGCTCGACCTCATGACGCCGAGCCGTCTCGTAGATATCAACCGGATCGGCCTGAAAGACATCAAGCCAACCGATGATGGTGGGCTCACGATCGGCGCGTTGGTCACGAACAGTGATTGCGCTGCCGACGCCCGTATCCGCGAGGACTACGCTGTCCTCTCCCGCGCCATCCTTGCAGGTGCCAGCGGCCAGCTCCGCAACAAGGCCACCACGGGCGGCAATCTCTGCCAGCGCACGCGGTGCTACTATTTCTATGACCCGGACATGGCCTGCAACAAGCGCCAGCCGGGGTCTGGCTGCTTTGCCATAGGCGGGGCAAACCGCATCCATGCCATCCTTGGCGCGAGCGATGCGTGTATCGCGACTTATCCCGGCGATATGGCTGTCGCCATGGCCGCGCTTGATGCGCAGGTCGTGATCGAAGGGCAGGGCGGCGATACGCGCACCGTGCCCGTTCGCGACTTCCACCGCCTGCCGGGCGACAAGCCGGACAAGGACAACATCCTCGAACCCGGCGAGCTCATCACCCATGTAACCCTACCGGCGCCCGCAAAAGGCCGTCACATCTATCGCAAGGTCCGCGACCGGGCCTCCTATGCTTTCGCACTCGTCTCGATCGCTGCCGTGGTCGAGATGGATGCAGGCAGGATCGCGTCAGCCTCGCTCGCTTTCGGCGGTCTCGCGCACAAGCCATGGCACGACCCGGCCATCGGCGACCTGCTCAACGGTGAGGCGCCATCCGAGGCGCTGTTCGACAAGGCCGCCGACATCCTGCTCGCCGACGCGAAAGGGCAGGGCAGCAATGATTTCAAGATTCCGCTCGCCCGGCGCACGCTCAAAGCTGTGCTGCGCGAAGCGACAGGAGAGCGCTCATGA
- a CDS encoding tetratricopeptide repeat protein yields MRSVSRCLLGGALGALILSSCVSGEEAGNDAPTPAFIDPIILSQNRCGGQAEPLGGKDETIASPAAVSFDFEAPFAFPAKVVSHFHYPVATTSADAQTWFDTGLAHMANFNHNEAIAAFREAQRLDPDCAMCFWGEGLAFGSNINASFVPTRGAAGLIAAGKAASLVSSTSEREAALISALATRYRQNEAGEVIEDAETYADRMDVVSRRYGDDKLILALAAEANMNTQPWDYWQAGARIPKGRTARTLELLDTALAIDPDYAPPIHLYIHATEASVDPFRAEAFADRLHKQDLGIGHIVHMPSHIYLRLGRWKKAIQANIDAIAADEAYIAESANGGFYGAVYYPHNVHFVIANAQLGGDAATALSMADKLSNIVTIDPASSSPFGERVAAAELFTLLQFGSDADVLAYEAPSSAHLFAQMAWHHARGVVLARQGALEEARAELAALRALPEADGFDAYAARGAPLPSLVDIAAHVLEGRVAAAEGNYAAAIDGMESAATAQEQLPYFEPAWWYYPVRQSLGAYLLLDGQTDRAEREFFKTLIESPNNAYSLFGLAETYAARGNERSEAYARHLFNEAWLGGADVPSLADL; encoded by the coding sequence ATGCGATCCGTTAGCCGCTGCCTGCTTGGGGGCGCACTTGGCGCCCTCATCCTGTCATCCTGCGTCTCCGGGGAAGAGGCAGGCAATGACGCGCCGACGCCAGCTTTCATCGACCCGATCATTTTGTCGCAGAACCGCTGCGGCGGACAGGCTGAGCCGCTCGGCGGCAAGGATGAAACCATCGCTTCGCCAGCCGCGGTCAGTTTCGATTTCGAAGCGCCTTTCGCCTTTCCCGCCAAGGTGGTCTCCCACTTCCATTATCCGGTCGCCACAACGAGCGCAGACGCCCAGACCTGGTTCGATACCGGGCTCGCGCACATGGCGAACTTCAACCACAATGAAGCCATCGCCGCCTTCCGGGAGGCCCAGCGCCTCGACCCCGATTGCGCCATGTGTTTCTGGGGAGAGGGGCTCGCCTTCGGCAGCAATATCAACGCATCCTTCGTCCCGACACGCGGCGCGGCTGGACTGATTGCGGCCGGGAAGGCCGCCTCGCTGGTTTCATCCACCTCCGAGCGGGAAGCCGCCCTCATCTCGGCGCTGGCGACGCGTTATCGCCAGAATGAGGCCGGAGAGGTCATCGAGGACGCCGAAACCTATGCCGACCGCATGGATGTCGTCTCGCGCCGCTACGGCGATGACAAGCTGATCCTGGCCCTGGCGGCCGAAGCGAACATGAACACACAGCCCTGGGACTATTGGCAGGCCGGCGCGCGCATCCCGAAGGGCCGCACAGCCCGCACGCTTGAACTGCTCGATACAGCTCTGGCGATCGACCCTGACTATGCCCCGCCAATCCATCTCTACATCCACGCCACCGAAGCCTCGGTAGACCCGTTCCGCGCCGAAGCCTTTGCTGACAGGCTGCACAAACAGGATCTCGGCATCGGCCATATCGTCCATATGCCGTCCCATATCTATCTGCGGCTGGGGCGCTGGAAGAAAGCCATTCAGGCCAATATCGACGCCATCGCTGCTGATGAAGCCTACATTGCCGAGAGCGCGAATGGCGGCTTCTATGGCGCCGTCTACTATCCCCACAATGTCCACTTCGTGATCGCCAATGCCCAGCTTGGCGGCGACGCTGCGACGGCGCTGTCCATGGCAGACAAGCTGTCGAATATCGTCACGATAGACCCGGCTTCCTCATCCCCATTCGGTGAGCGTGTAGCCGCCGCTGAACTGTTCACCCTCCTGCAATTTGGCTCCGACGCCGACGTCCTGGCCTATGAAGCCCCGTCATCGGCTCATCTCTTCGCACAGATGGCCTGGCACCATGCCCGCGGCGTCGTTCTGGCAAGACAGGGCGCGCTGGAGGAAGCGCGCGCTGAACTCGCCGCGCTCCGCGCCTTGCCAGAGGCAGACGGCTTCGATGCCTATGCCGCCCGCGGCGCGCCTTTGCCGAGTCTCGTCGATATCGCCGCTCATGTTCTTGAGGGCCGCGTCGCCGCAGCTGAAGGCAACTATGCAGCGGCCATCGATGGCATGGAATCCGCAGCCACCGCGCAGGAACAGCTTCCCTATTTCGAACCCGCCTGGTGGTACTATCCCGTCCGCCAATCGCTCGGCGCCTATTTGCTGCTAGACGGCCAGACCGACCGCGCCGAACGCGAATTCTTCAAGACCCTCATCGAGTCCCCAAACAACGCCTACTCCCTCTTCGGCCTTGCCGAAACCTACGCTGCACGCGGGAATGAACGCTCCGAAGCCTATGCGAGACACCTGTTCAACGAAGCCTGGCTAGGCGGTGCGGATGTGCCTTCGCTGGCAGACCTTTGA